The Litchfieldia alkalitelluris genome has a window encoding:
- the pknB gene encoding Stk1 family PASTA domain-containing Ser/Thr kinase gives MLIGRRLSGRYKILEVIGGGGMANVYLARDMILERDVAIKVLRLDFSNDEELIKRFRREAHSATSLAHPNIVSIYDVGEEDDIYYIVMEYVPGKTLKQYIQKNAPLDSKEALDIIEQLTSAISHAHHNHIVHRDIKPQNILVDSDGTVKVTDFGIAVVLSSTTITQTNSVLGSVHYLSPEQARGGMATNKSDIYSLGIVLFELLTGRVPFEGESAVSIALKHLQTETPSPKRWNPAIPQSVENIILKSTAKDPFHRYETVEEMEEDIKSALNPTRINEARFETPIDNEITKAIPVIKDNYSTNQETLVRSEAKTNEDTKPPEKSVKPGKKKNKILVILLTIFLIMGAAGIAAVTVIPSLLLPKEVTIPDLSNVKYDDALKELVKLGLNVEDPINQAHEEIAEGHVIRTEPKANTIVREGSSVTIYESTGKQKSAFRNYVDSNIEDAEEQLYREGYLNIHTELINDEKDPGTIISQSINEGEEVIPGETEVTFVVSQGPPKIKLKNLVGWTEAAVDEYTVDNELNINRDEEYSEDIPKGYVISQSPEPGTELEKKDTINLVFSLGPEEKEPKEKTVTISIPYEPTEEGAPQQVVLYIQDNNHKSTDIYDSFETTKPETITVTFQISFGENGMYWLLVDGKLIENKEIPYEDE, from the coding sequence ATGCTCATTGGAAGACGACTTAGTGGCCGCTATAAGATTTTAGAGGTCATTGGGGGCGGGGGCATGGCGAACGTGTATTTAGCACGTGACATGATTCTTGAACGGGATGTAGCGATTAAAGTTCTTCGATTAGATTTTTCAAACGATGAGGAATTAATTAAACGTTTCAGACGAGAAGCCCATTCGGCAACCAGTTTAGCTCATCCAAATATTGTTAGCATTTATGATGTTGGTGAAGAGGACGATATTTATTATATTGTGATGGAGTATGTCCCGGGCAAGACACTAAAACAGTACATACAAAAAAATGCACCACTTGATTCAAAAGAAGCCCTAGACATCATTGAACAATTAACATCAGCTATTTCACATGCCCATCATAATCATATCGTTCATAGAGATATAAAGCCGCAAAATATATTAGTTGACAGTGATGGAACAGTCAAGGTGACTGACTTTGGTATTGCAGTTGTTCTTAGTTCAACAACGATTACACAAACAAACTCAGTTCTAGGTTCTGTTCACTACCTTTCTCCTGAGCAAGCTCGAGGAGGAATGGCTACAAATAAATCTGATATATATTCGTTAGGTATCGTTTTATTTGAGTTATTAACGGGCCGTGTACCGTTTGAGGGGGAATCTGCCGTTTCAATTGCTTTAAAGCATTTGCAAACAGAAACTCCATCGCCTAAGAGGTGGAATCCAGCGATACCACAGAGTGTTGAAAATATTATTCTTAAGTCCACAGCGAAAGACCCTTTTCATCGATATGAGACTGTTGAAGAAATGGAAGAGGATATAAAATCAGCTTTGAACCCTACTAGAATTAACGAGGCTAGATTTGAGACTCCTATAGATAACGAGATTACTAAGGCTATACCCGTAATTAAGGATAATTATTCTACTAATCAAGAAACGTTAGTTCGGTCGGAAGCAAAGACAAATGAAGATACAAAACCACCAGAGAAATCTGTAAAACCAGGGAAAAAGAAAAATAAAATATTAGTTATTCTCCTAACCATTTTTCTGATAATGGGTGCTGCAGGAATTGCAGCAGTCACCGTGATACCGTCCTTATTATTACCAAAGGAAGTAACTATTCCTGATTTATCAAATGTCAAATATGATGATGCTTTAAAAGAATTGGTCAAACTGGGCTTAAATGTTGAGGACCCAATTAACCAGGCTCATGAAGAGATTGCAGAAGGCCATGTAATAAGGACCGAGCCTAAAGCGAATACGATTGTACGGGAAGGTTCTAGTGTTACCATTTATGAAAGTACAGGAAAGCAAAAGAGTGCATTTCGTAACTACGTAGACAGTAATATTGAAGATGCAGAAGAACAGTTATATCGAGAGGGTTATCTAAATATACACACTGAACTAATCAATGATGAGAAAGACCCAGGTACGATTATCTCGCAATCAATCAATGAAGGTGAAGAGGTTATTCCCGGAGAGACTGAAGTAACGTTTGTAGTCAGTCAAGGTCCTCCAAAAATCAAACTAAAAAACCTTGTAGGTTGGACTGAAGCTGCGGTGGATGAGTATACTGTTGATAATGAACTGAACATTAACCGTGATGAAGAATATAGCGAGGATATCCCAAAAGGGTATGTGATTTCACAGTCTCCTGAACCAGGTACTGAGCTAGAAAAAAAAGATACAATTAATCTTGTGTTCTCGTTAGGACCAGAAGAAAAGGAACCGAAGGAAAAAACGGTTACCATATCTATACCATATGAACCAACTGAAGAGGGTGCACCACAGCAAGTGGTATTGTATATCCAAGATAACAATCATAAAAGTACCGATATTTATGATTCGTTTGAAACTACGAAACCAGAAACCATAACAGTTACTTTCCAAATCTCGTTTGGAGAGAACGGCATGTATTGGTTATTAGTTGATGGGAAATTAATAGAAAATAAAGAAATTCCATATGAAGATGAGTAG
- a CDS encoding Stp1/IreP family PP2C-type Ser/Thr phosphatase produces MKAVSLSDRGKVRHHNEDSCGVFINKDGITLAVVADGMGGHRAGDVASSMATSLLKEYWEPTSHINGPDVAEKWLREHINLLNERLYKHSQDNTECLGMGTTIDAAICTPTFASIAHIGDSRCYVLNGSGFNQVTSDHTLVNELVRSGQISKEDAEHHPRKNVILRALGTEKQVEMDMKTMILEEEDFLILCSDGLTNKVQDSEIKNVLSSSKELDKKAEYLIQLANDNGGEDNITVVIVQYLSMSESG; encoded by the coding sequence ATGAAGGCAGTTAGTTTATCTGACCGGGGGAAAGTTAGACATCATAACGAGGATAGCTGTGGAGTGTTCATAAATAAAGATGGCATCACACTTGCAGTTGTAGCTGATGGAATGGGTGGACACCGTGCCGGTGATGTAGCAAGTTCAATGGCAACCTCTCTTTTAAAAGAGTATTGGGAACCAACAAGTCATATAAATGGTCCTGATGTTGCGGAAAAATGGTTAAGAGAACATATAAACCTTCTAAATGAAAGATTGTACAAGCATTCACAAGATAATACTGAATGTTTGGGTATGGGGACAACAATCGACGCAGCGATATGCACACCTACATTCGCGTCGATTGCCCATATTGGGGACAGTCGCTGTTATGTATTAAATGGGAGTGGTTTTAACCAAGTAACTAGTGATCATACTTTAGTAAACGAGTTAGTTAGGTCTGGCCAAATTTCAAAAGAAGATGCTGAGCACCATCCCAGGAAAAATGTTATTTTACGTGCTTTAGGGACAGAGAAACAAGTCGAAATGGATATGAAAACAATGATTCTTGAAGAGGAAGATTTCCTTATACTTTGTTCGGATGGCTTAACGAATAAAGTTCAGGATTCAGAAATAAAAAATGTATTATCTTCATCGAAAGAATTAGACAAGAAGGCTGAATATCTAATCCAATTGGCAAATGATAACGGTGGGGAAGATAATATAACCGTTGTTATTGTTCAGTATCTGTCTATGAGTGAAAGTGGGTGA
- the rlmN gene encoding 23S rRNA (adenine(2503)-C(2))-methyltransferase RlmN codes for MEEVKTTGNTEDVTEKKPSIYTLELDDLKTWLKDNGEKPFRATQIFEWLYSKRVTSFADMSNLSKSLREKLENHFKFTTLKTIIQQTSKDGTMKFLFELQDGYSIETVLMRHNYGNSVCVTTQVGCRIGCTFCASTLGGLKRNLEAGEIVAQVVKVQQALDELGERVSHVVIMGIGEPFDNYDEMLAFLKIINHDQGLNIGARHITVSTSGIIPKIYQFADENLQINFALSLHAPNNEIRGKLMPINRAYKLPDLMEAIRYYVDKTGRRVSFEYGLFGGVNDQVEHAEELANLIKGINCHINLIPVNYVPERDYVRTPRDQIFEFEKTLKKHKINVTIRREHGHDIDAACGQLRAKERKEETR; via the coding sequence ATGGAAGAAGTTAAGACAACAGGAAATACAGAGGATGTAACTGAAAAGAAACCATCTATATATACGCTAGAGTTAGATGACCTTAAAACATGGCTTAAGGATAATGGAGAAAAACCTTTCCGTGCGACACAAATTTTTGAATGGTTATATTCAAAGAGGGTCACTTCATTTGCTGACATGAGCAATCTCTCTAAATCATTAAGAGAAAAACTAGAGAATCACTTTAAGTTTACGACGTTAAAAACAATCATTCAGCAAACATCTAAAGATGGGACAATGAAATTCTTATTTGAGCTTCAAGATGGTTATTCGATAGAAACAGTCTTAATGAGACATAATTATGGGAATTCAGTATGTGTTACAACCCAAGTAGGATGTAGAATAGGCTGTACATTCTGTGCATCCACATTAGGTGGATTAAAACGTAATCTTGAAGCTGGAGAAATCGTGGCTCAGGTGGTAAAAGTTCAACAAGCACTGGATGAACTTGGTGAACGTGTAAGTCATGTTGTTATCATGGGAATAGGAGAACCTTTTGATAACTATGATGAAATGTTGGCCTTTCTGAAAATTATTAATCATGATCAAGGGCTAAATATCGGGGCAAGACATATTACAGTTTCAACGAGTGGAATTATTCCGAAAATTTATCAATTTGCTGATGAAAATTTACAAATCAACTTTGCGTTATCATTACACGCTCCGAATAACGAGATTAGAGGGAAGCTTATGCCGATCAATCGAGCATACAAGCTACCGGATCTGATGGAAGCCATTCGTTATTACGTGGATAAAACAGGGAGAAGAGTGAGTTTTGAGTATGGTTTATTTGGAGGAGTAAATGATCAAGTAGAACATGCTGAAGAATTAGCCAACTTGATAAAGGGAATTAATTGTCATATCAATTTAATCCCGGTAAATTATGTTCCTGAGAGAGACTATGTAAGAACACCTAGAGATCAAATCTTTGAATTTGAGAAAACATTAAAGAAACATAAGATAAATGTTACCATTCGTAGAGAGCACGGTCATGATATTGATGCAGCTTGCGGTCAATTACGTGCAAAGGAGCGAAAAGAGGAGACGAGGTGA
- the rsmB gene encoding 16S rRNA (cytosine(967)-C(5))-methyltransferase RsmB has translation MTNKNVREVVIDILVSIEKNQAYSNLLLNKMIQKYNLSSKDTGLLTEIVYGTIQRKEALDFILSSFINNKKKVEQWVVVLLRMSIYQMVYLDRIPERAVIFEAVEIAKKRGHKGIASMVNGVLRNIQRNGIPSFEEISDPIERLAVETSHPNWLVKRWIEHFGYEEAKKICEINLIPPEQTARVNLTKTTLDEVLAQLKDKGIEATAGELAPDSIKIGKGNIASSSLFKDGLVTIQDESSMLVGHALGVTKDESILDSCAAPGGKTTHIAELLNNTGSVTSLDLHEHKVKLIAEQVSRLGLTNVTPQVLDSRTASDQFENESFDKILVDAPCSGFGVIRRKPDIKYSKNENDIYQLKNIQLSILNAVAPLLKKGGILVYSTCTVDKEENEEVVAEFLNQHHNYKLDDELSNRLPCKVQPYIKGGTVQILPHYFGSDGFFIASIRKQV, from the coding sequence ATGACAAATAAAAATGTAAGAGAAGTTGTAATCGATATTCTTGTATCTATTGAAAAAAATCAGGCCTATAGCAATTTGCTCTTAAATAAAATGATTCAGAAGTATAACCTTTCAAGTAAAGACACTGGTTTACTAACGGAAATTGTCTATGGGACCATTCAAAGAAAAGAAGCACTAGATTTTATCCTTTCTAGCTTTATTAACAATAAAAAGAAGGTCGAACAATGGGTTGTCGTTTTATTAAGAATGTCAATATATCAAATGGTTTATCTAGATCGTATTCCAGAAAGAGCAGTCATCTTTGAAGCAGTTGAAATAGCTAAGAAACGAGGGCACAAAGGGATTGCTTCTATGGTTAATGGTGTGTTAAGAAATATTCAAAGAAATGGAATACCTAGCTTCGAGGAAATTAGTGATCCTATTGAAAGGTTAGCCGTTGAAACGAGTCATCCTAATTGGCTAGTAAAGAGATGGATTGAGCATTTTGGATACGAAGAAGCAAAGAAAATTTGTGAAATAAACCTTATTCCACCAGAACAAACGGCACGAGTAAATCTGACGAAAACAACATTAGACGAAGTGTTAGCTCAATTAAAGGATAAGGGTATTGAAGCTACAGCTGGGGAACTAGCTCCTGACAGTATCAAAATAGGTAAGGGCAATATTGCTTCATCTTCATTATTTAAGGACGGCCTTGTAACCATTCAAGATGAAAGTTCTATGTTGGTGGGACATGCACTTGGAGTAACTAAAGATGAATCCATATTGGATAGCTGTGCAGCACCAGGGGGAAAGACAACTCATATTGCTGAGTTATTGAATAATACTGGTTCTGTAACCTCCCTTGACCTGCATGAACATAAGGTTAAATTAATAGCTGAACAAGTAAGTCGCCTAGGACTAACCAATGTAACACCACAAGTCTTAGATAGCCGGACTGCTTCAGATCAGTTTGAAAATGAATCGTTTGATAAGATTTTAGTTGATGCCCCTTGCTCAGGGTTTGGTGTAATACGCAGAAAGCCAGATATTAAGTATTCAAAAAACGAGAATGATATCTATCAACTAAAGAACATTCAACTATCGATTCTGAATGCTGTTGCTCCGTTATTGAAAAAAGGTGGCATATTGGTTTATAGTACTTGTACAGTTGATAAAGAGGAAAATGAAGAGGTAGTAGCGGAATTTCTTAATCAACACCACAATTATAAACTGGATGATGAACTATCAAACCGTTTACCGTGCAAAGTTCAACCATACATAAAAGGTGGGACTGTTCAAATATTACCACATTACTTTGGAAGTGATGGATTTTTTATTGCGAGTATTAGAAAGCAGGTGTAA
- the fmt gene encoding methionyl-tRNA formyltransferase, whose protein sequence is MERIVFMGTPDFSVPVLRQLIEDGYNVVGVVTQPDRPVGRKRVLTPPPVKVEAEKHGISVLQPEKIKDPNESEKVLALKPDLIVTAAFGQILPVEVLEAPKYGCINVHASLLPELRGGAPIHYAILQGKKKTGVTIMYMVKKLDAGDILTQVEIPILEDDHVGSLHDKLSVAGSKLLSETIPMLLAGKLTPIKQDDTQATFAYNIKREQEKIDWSQSGKDIYNHIRGLHPWPVAYTKLNGEVIKVWWAEKIEMNESNECGVIAEVGSDTIIVSTGDQTYIKIIELQPAGKKRMTAEQFLRGTKLQIGEKLG, encoded by the coding sequence ATGGAAAGAATCGTATTTATGGGAACACCTGATTTCTCAGTTCCTGTTTTAAGACAATTAATTGAGGATGGCTATAATGTAGTTGGGGTTGTTACGCAACCTGACAGACCGGTTGGAAGAAAAAGAGTATTAACACCGCCTCCTGTAAAGGTAGAAGCCGAAAAGCATGGCATTTCCGTATTGCAGCCAGAAAAGATTAAGGATCCAAATGAATCAGAAAAAGTATTAGCTCTTAAGCCTGATTTAATTGTTACCGCGGCTTTCGGACAAATTTTACCAGTTGAAGTATTGGAAGCTCCAAAATATGGTTGTATTAATGTCCATGCATCCCTATTACCTGAGCTTAGGGGAGGCGCTCCAATCCATTATGCTATACTTCAGGGGAAAAAGAAGACTGGCGTGACAATTATGTATATGGTAAAGAAATTAGATGCAGGTGACATTTTAACTCAGGTGGAAATCCCTATTTTAGAGGACGATCATGTAGGTTCTTTACATGACAAGTTAAGTGTTGCGGGTTCTAAGCTTTTATCAGAAACAATTCCTATGCTCCTTGCAGGGAAATTAACTCCAATAAAACAAGATGACACACAAGCAACCTTTGCTTATAACATTAAACGGGAACAAGAAAAAATAGATTGGTCTCAATCAGGTAAAGATATATATAATCACATTCGTGGATTACATCCATGGCCAGTTGCCTATACCAAATTAAATGGTGAGGTTATAAAAGTTTGGTGGGCAGAGAAAATTGAGATGAATGAATCAAATGAATGTGGTGTTATAGCTGAAGTGGGAAGTGATACAATTATTGTCTCGACTGGTGATCAAACGTATATAAAAATTATAGAGCTGCAACCAGCAGGGAAAAAAAGAATGACAGCTGAACAGTTTCTAAGAGGGACCAAACTACAAATTGGTGAAAAGTTAGGATAA
- the def gene encoding peptide deformylase, which yields MAILPIVEYPAEVLEKPCERVTQFDSSLNKLLNSMYDTMLEADGVGLAAPQIGISKRIAIVDIGDKNGRIDFINPTIIESNGEQTGPEGCLSFPDLFGEVKRSDSIKVRAQNRRGKTFVLEAEGFLARAIQHEIDHLDGILFTTKVIRYYEEGELEG from the coding sequence TTGGCAATCTTACCTATCGTAGAGTATCCAGCAGAAGTTTTAGAAAAACCGTGTGAAAGAGTTACCCAATTTGACTCAAGCTTAAATAAGTTACTAAATAGTATGTATGATACAATGCTTGAAGCAGACGGAGTTGGCTTAGCAGCCCCTCAAATTGGAATCTCTAAAAGAATTGCTATCGTTGATATTGGCGATAAAAACGGTCGCATTGACTTCATCAACCCAACGATTATTGAATCTAACGGGGAACAAACTGGACCTGAAGGATGTTTGAGTTTTCCGGATCTTTTTGGTGAGGTTAAACGCTCAGATTCAATTAAAGTGCGAGCTCAAAATCGTCGTGGAAAAACATTTGTTTTGGAGGCAGAAGGTTTTCTGGCTAGAGCTATTCAGCATGAAATTGACCATCTAGATGGGATTTTGTTCACAACAAAGGTCATTAGGTATTATGAAGAAGGCGAATTAGAAGGGTAG
- the priA gene encoding primosomal protein N' translates to MKVASVVVDVPAMQTDRLFDYLIPTEWIDFIQPGMRVIVPFGPRKVQGFVMEIRDTTEVEKLKKIHTVLDLVPVLNKELLQVGEWLTDKTLCFMISALQVMLPAAMRAKYEKEIKLISKEAFEVLDPSIKLLFGSSDRLGWEEIENKNLFKSIQKELQAGLLEVVYKVKDRANKKTVRHIQPILSANDLDDLSKGLPPQAIKQKEILSYFLEHPKSVEIKELITNLNCTEASIKTLIKKGVLKQINVEAYRDPFEHHHFEKTTALPLTEEQSKVISPILDSIEDVLHKVFLLYGVTGSGKTEVYLQSIDAVLNQGKEAIVLVPEISLTPQMVKRFKGRFGSKVAVLHSGLGTGEKYDEWRRIHRKEVKLVVGARSAVFAPFENLGIIIIDEEHETSYKQEENPRYHAKDVAIFRGQYHNCPVVLGSATPTLESFARASKEVYSLLTLKERVKKQSMPAVEIVDMREELRNGNRSMFSTSLFEKLTNRLERKEQSVLLLNRRGYSSFVMCRDCGFVMNCPHCDISLTYHRTNHSLKCHYCAYELAMPSKCPECDSQHIRFFGTGTQKVEEELTKILPEARVIRMDVDTTSRKGAHERLLNDFGDGRADILLGTQMIAKGLDFPRVTLVGVLTADTMLHLPDFRASEKTFQLLTQVSGRAGRHELPGEVVVQTYTPEHYSVQLASKHDYDTFYQNEMMIRKLHSYPPFYFMALLTISHPEITKVVDVAEKITAFLRNSLSDQTIILGPVASPIPRINNRYRYQCMIKYKQEPDLTSILKQILTRYQREISQQSLNLSFDLNPYILM, encoded by the coding sequence ATGAAAGTAGCTAGTGTTGTAGTTGATGTTCCAGCAATGCAAACAGATCGGCTTTTTGATTATCTTATTCCAACTGAATGGATTGATTTTATTCAACCAGGAATGCGCGTTATTGTTCCCTTTGGCCCAAGAAAAGTGCAAGGTTTTGTGATGGAAATCAGGGATACGACTGAAGTGGAAAAGTTGAAAAAAATCCACACCGTATTAGATTTAGTTCCAGTTCTAAATAAGGAGCTTCTGCAGGTTGGTGAATGGTTAACTGACAAGACATTATGCTTTATGATTTCTGCGCTACAGGTGATGTTACCAGCAGCTATGAGGGCGAAATATGAAAAGGAAATTAAATTAATCTCAAAAGAGGCTTTTGAAGTATTAGATCCTAGTATCAAACTATTATTTGGATCAAGCGACCGCTTGGGGTGGGAAGAAATTGAAAACAAGAATCTCTTTAAATCTATACAAAAAGAGCTTCAAGCTGGTCTACTTGAGGTTGTCTATAAAGTAAAGGATCGTGCAAACAAAAAGACGGTAAGACATATACAGCCAATACTTTCAGCCAATGATTTAGATGACTTAAGTAAGGGATTACCTCCACAAGCAATAAAACAAAAGGAGATTCTTTCGTATTTTTTAGAGCATCCAAAATCGGTTGAAATAAAGGAACTTATAACTAACTTAAATTGTACTGAAGCATCAATCAAAACACTAATAAAAAAAGGTGTACTAAAGCAAATCAATGTTGAAGCTTATCGAGATCCTTTTGAACACCATCACTTTGAGAAAACCACTGCCTTACCATTGACCGAGGAACAATCAAAAGTAATTAGCCCGATCTTAGATTCAATTGAAGATGTCCTTCATAAGGTATTCCTTCTTTACGGTGTAACGGGTAGCGGGAAAACAGAAGTTTACCTTCAATCAATTGACGCTGTCTTAAATCAAGGTAAAGAAGCAATTGTATTAGTTCCCGAGATTTCATTAACACCACAGATGGTTAAACGATTTAAGGGGAGATTTGGTTCAAAAGTAGCTGTCCTTCATAGTGGGTTAGGCACAGGTGAAAAATATGATGAATGGCGAAGAATTCACCGTAAAGAAGTTAAATTAGTGGTTGGGGCCAGATCAGCTGTTTTTGCTCCTTTTGAAAATTTAGGGATTATTATCATTGATGAAGAACATGAAACCAGTTATAAACAGGAGGAAAACCCTCGTTATCATGCGAAAGATGTTGCTATCTTTAGGGGGCAGTATCACAATTGTCCTGTGGTTTTAGGTAGTGCAACACCTACTTTAGAGTCATTTGCAAGGGCTAGCAAAGAAGTCTACTCTCTTCTAACACTTAAGGAAAGAGTAAAGAAGCAGAGCATGCCGGCTGTGGAAATTGTCGATATGAGAGAAGAACTAAGGAACGGTAACCGCTCGATGTTTTCTACCTCTTTATTTGAGAAATTAACGAATCGGCTAGAGAGAAAAGAGCAATCAGTACTTTTGCTTAACCGACGTGGTTATTCGTCGTTTGTTATGTGTAGGGATTGTGGTTTTGTTATGAATTGTCCACACTGTGACATTTCTCTAACATACCACAGGACAAATCACTCCCTGAAGTGTCATTATTGTGCATATGAATTAGCTATGCCAAGTAAGTGTCCTGAATGTGATAGTCAACATATTCGTTTTTTTGGAACTGGTACACAAAAAGTAGAAGAAGAATTAACAAAAATTTTACCTGAAGCCAGAGTAATCCGAATGGATGTGGATACCACAAGTAGAAAAGGTGCACATGAACGACTATTAAATGATTTTGGAGATGGAAGAGCTGATATATTACTAGGTACACAAATGATTGCAAAAGGTCTAGACTTCCCTAGAGTGACCCTAGTGGGTGTCTTAACAGCTGATACAATGCTGCATCTTCCTGATTTTAGAGCTTCTGAAAAGACGTTTCAGTTATTAACACAGGTGAGTGGGAGAGCGGGTAGGCATGAATTGCCTGGTGAAGTAGTTGTCCAAACCTATACCCCTGAACATTATAGTGTTCAGCTAGCCAGCAAACATGATTATGATACGTTTTATCAAAATGAAATGATGATTCGAAAGCTTCATTCGTACCCTCCATTTTATTTTATGGCACTATTAACGATATCTCATCCGGAAATTACAAAAGTTGTTGATGTTGCAGAAAAAATCACAGCTTTCTTACGGAATTCTCTTTCAGATCAAACCATTATCCTTGGACCCGTTGCATCTCCTATTCCAAGGATCAATAATAGATATAGATATCAATGCATGATAAAATACAAGCAGGAACCGGATTTAACGAGTATATTAAAACAAATTTTAACTCGATATCAACGAGAAATCTCTCAGCAGTCTCTAAATCTGTCATTTGACTTAAATCCATATATTTTAATGTAA
- the coaBC gene encoding bifunctional phosphopantothenoylcysteine decarboxylase/phosphopantothenate--cysteine ligase CoaBC, which yields MLNNKKILLCVSGGIAVYKAAALTSKLTQAGAIVKVIMSESAKQFVNPLTFQALSRNDVFDDTFNEKNPEVIAHIDLADWADIVIIAPATANVIAKLAHGIADNMLTTTLLATTAPVWIAPAMNVHMYNHPAVIKNIATLSSFGYRFIEPSEGHLACGYVGKGRLEEPERIVEVLESFFAKNSKVLHKKKFLITAGPTREAIDPVRFLSNLSSGKMGYALAEQASNYGAEVILISGPTTLECPDHVNLIKVETAQEMYEKVMEHYEHADVVIKSAAVADYRPKLVHENKVKKQSGNITIELERTIDILKTLGENKNHQLLIGFAAETDHVEEYANKKLATKNLDMIVANNIKEEGAGFGTETNKVTLYKKDGTYSDLPLMSKSDVAKRIIEEVSRLLEKDKQ from the coding sequence ATGCTAAATAATAAAAAAATACTACTTTGTGTTAGTGGTGGAATCGCAGTTTATAAAGCTGCTGCATTAACAAGCAAATTAACTCAAGCAGGGGCAATTGTTAAGGTGATTATGAGTGAATCTGCCAAGCAGTTTGTGAACCCTCTGACATTTCAAGCATTATCACGCAATGACGTTTTTGATGATACATTTAATGAAAAAAATCCAGAGGTAATCGCTCACATAGATTTAGCTGATTGGGCCGACATAGTGATTATTGCTCCCGCTACAGCAAATGTAATTGCAAAACTAGCTCACGGAATCGCAGATAACATGCTAACTACTACACTTCTTGCAACTACGGCTCCAGTTTGGATAGCGCCCGCAATGAATGTACATATGTATAACCATCCAGCGGTAATCAAAAATATAGCGACACTTTCAAGCTTCGGATATCGTTTTATCGAACCATCTGAAGGGCATTTAGCATGTGGTTATGTAGGTAAAGGGAGACTAGAGGAACCGGAACGAATTGTTGAGGTGCTAGAAAGTTTTTTTGCTAAAAATAGTAAGGTACTGCATAAGAAGAAATTTCTGATTACTGCCGGACCTACAAGAGAAGCAATTGACCCTGTTCGATTTTTATCTAATCTATCTAGTGGAAAGATGGGATATGCACTCGCAGAACAAGCCTCTAATTATGGTGCAGAGGTTATTTTAATCTCAGGCCCAACGACGCTTGAATGTCCAGATCATGTGAATCTTATTAAAGTAGAAACAGCGCAGGAAATGTACGAGAAGGTAATGGAGCATTATGAACATGCTGATGTTGTAATAAAGTCGGCTGCTGTTGCAGATTATCGTCCTAAATTAGTACATGAAAATAAGGTGAAAAAGCAGTCAGGGAACATCACCATTGAATTGGAAAGAACGATTGATATCTTAAAAACTCTCGGTGAAAATAAAAACCACCAATTATTAATAGGATTCGCAGCGGAAACAGATCATGTAGAGGAATACGCGAATAAGAAGCTAGCCACTAAGAACTTAGACATGATTGTGGCGAATAATATTAAAGAAGAAGGCGCAGGTTTTGGAACTGAGACAAATAAAGTGACATTATATAAAAAAGACGGGACATATAGTGATTTACCGTTGATGTCAAAAAGCGATGTAGCCAAACGAATCATTGAGGAAGTATCTAGGTTACTAGAGAAAGATAAACAATGA
- the rpoZ gene encoding DNA-directed RNA polymerase subunit omega — MLYPSIDVLMNKLDSKYTLVTVAAKRARLMQQNKDQRMVKPRSHKFVGKALEEINAGVLTYTTDKKENVDTSPTTTNAE, encoded by the coding sequence ATGTTATACCCATCAATTGATGTACTAATGAATAAGTTAGATTCTAAATATACACTGGTTACAGTTGCGGCAAAGCGCGCACGTTTAATGCAACAAAATAAGGATCAAAGAATGGTGAAACCTCGCTCACACAAATTTGTTGGAAAAGCCTTAGAGGAAATAAATGCGGGTGTATTAACCTACACTACAGATAAAAAAGAGAATGTTGACACATCACCTACTACTACGAATGCAGAATAG